From one Catellatospora sp. IY07-71 genomic stretch:
- a CDS encoding GNAT family N-acetyltransferase, translating into MFEVREATEPETQAWRDGWAARLRERYAARYRDPGAVAQEVQRNLTALAGAGGAVYTVEVGGAPAGHLALGGPVARRPGDRRLHDLWLAPQQRGRGLARPLAAWARRRATEGGGRSMSVALAPGEVAGEALFGAYPLRAQQMVKDVAAGVTPPAGVVGRPMTEAEFGAWRDGQIAEHAAELADSGSVSAADAHGRAVASIGELLPDGRPTEGDSFRCVVHDGQVVGTLWLRHGFLPGVGFVFGVDVRPEFRGRGFGRAAMLVGEQVTAAAGEAQLGLNVYGHNTIARRLYDSLGYQVVERYHSAEL; encoded by the coding sequence GTGTTCGAGGTGCGCGAGGCGACGGAGCCCGAGACTCAGGCGTGGCGGGACGGGTGGGCGGCCCGGCTGCGCGAGCGTTATGCCGCCCGCTACCGCGACCCGGGGGCCGTGGCGCAGGAGGTCCAACGCAACCTGACCGCCCTGGCCGGTGCAGGCGGCGCGGTGTACACGGTCGAGGTCGGCGGCGCGCCCGCGGGGCACCTGGCCCTCGGCGGCCCCGTCGCGCGGCGGCCGGGTGACCGGCGGCTGCACGACCTGTGGCTGGCCCCGCAGCAGCGCGGTCGCGGTCTGGCCCGGCCACTGGCGGCCTGGGCGCGGCGGCGCGCCACGGAGGGCGGCGGCCGGAGCATGTCCGTCGCACTGGCCCCCGGCGAGGTGGCCGGCGAGGCGCTCTTCGGGGCGTACCCCCTGCGTGCGCAGCAGATGGTGAAGGACGTGGCCGCCGGCGTGACGCCACCCGCCGGGGTCGTCGGCCGCCCGATGACCGAGGCGGAGTTCGGGGCGTGGCGGGACGGCCAGATCGCGGAGCACGCCGCGGAGCTGGCCGACTCGGGCAGCGTCTCCGCCGCCGACGCGCACGGGCGGGCGGTCGCCTCGATCGGCGAGCTGCTGCCGGACGGCAGGCCTACCGAGGGCGACAGCTTCCGGTGCGTGGTGCACGACGGGCAGGTGGTGGGCACCCTCTGGCTGCGGCACGGCTTCCTGCCCGGGGTCGGCTTCGTGTTCGGCGTGGACGTACGGCCGGAGTTCCGCGGCCGGGGTTTCGGGCGCGCGGCGATGCTCGTCGGCGAGCAGGTGACCGCCGCGGCGGGCGAGGCCCAGCTCGGGCTGAACGTGTACGGCCACAACACGATCGCGCGGCGCCTCTACGACTCGCTCGGTTACCAGGTGGTGGAGCGCTACCACTCCGCCGAGCTGTGA
- a CDS encoding cytochrome P450, with protein MTALPAPAATPLLGHLWRWSTDPVRLLTDGARTGDVFRLRLWRPAIVGYTPDWNRAVLGDLETFRSVGSLSGLTPYLSAGVVYRDQPEHDPRRRELNPHFHSRGLAHLTARLDEIAHAALPPADPPAGPVEALAWSSRTVRRMLNAAFFGGALPDPLLAAFLHPLQQPVPGPMLPRPLLFRRLDAATARVLADPPPGTLAHALAGLDGAVAEIRVGLAAGYDTTAHTLAWTLWHLAGAPEWCRPEALPQVVDEVLRLYPAGWLGSRITARAVTVTGVPIPAGTLVLYSPLLTHRDPRLWPDPLAFKPDRFDDGRPAWGFLPFSAGRRTCLGAHLARAMLHAALTPWCAGKITQIDGDPRPAAAIALRPTGPLWIERHP; from the coding sequence GTGACCGCGCTGCCCGCCCCCGCCGCCACCCCGCTGCTGGGCCACCTGTGGCGGTGGTCCACCGACCCGGTGCGCCTGCTGACCGACGGCGCGCGCACCGGCGACGTGTTCCGGCTGCGGCTGTGGCGCCCGGCGATCGTCGGCTACACCCCGGACTGGAACCGTGCCGTGCTCGGCGACCTGGAGACGTTCCGCAGCGTCGGCAGCCTCAGCGGCCTCACGCCATACCTGTCGGCCGGAGTCGTGTACCGCGACCAGCCGGAACACGACCCGCGCCGGCGCGAGCTGAACCCGCACTTCCACAGCCGCGGCCTGGCCCACCTGACCGCCCGGCTCGACGAGATCGCCCACGCCGCGCTGCCCCCGGCCGACCCGCCCGCCGGTCCCGTCGAGGCCCTGGCCTGGTCGAGCCGCACGGTGCGGCGCATGCTCAACGCGGCGTTCTTCGGCGGTGCGCTGCCCGACCCGCTGCTCGCGGCGTTCCTGCACCCGCTCCAGCAGCCGGTGCCGGGGCCGATGCTGCCCCGCCCGCTGCTGTTCCGCCGCCTCGACGCGGCGACCGCGCGCGTCCTGGCCGACCCGCCGCCGGGCACGCTGGCGCACGCGCTGGCCGGGCTGGACGGCGCGGTCGCCGAGATCCGGGTCGGGCTCGCCGCCGGATACGACACCACGGCGCACACCCTCGCCTGGACGCTGTGGCACCTGGCCGGGGCGCCGGAGTGGTGCCGCCCGGAGGCGCTGCCCCAGGTCGTGGACGAGGTGCTGCGCCTCTACCCGGCGGGCTGGCTGGGCAGCCGGATCACCGCCCGCGCGGTGACCGTGACCGGCGTGCCGATCCCGGCGGGCACGCTGGTGCTGTACTCCCCCCTCCTCACCCACCGCGATCCGCGGCTGTGGCCCGACCCGCTCGCCTTCAAGCCAGACCGGTTCGACGACGGCCGCCCGGCCTGGGGTTTCCTGCCGTTCAGCGCCGGGCGGCGCACCTGCCTGGGCGCGCACCTGGCCCGCGCCATGCTGCACGCCGCCCTCACCCCCTGGTGCGCTGGAAAGATCACCCAAATCGACGGCGACCCCCGCCCAGCCGCCGCCATCGCCCTCCGCCCCACCGGCCCCCTCTGGATCGAGCGCCACCCCTGA
- a CDS encoding metalloregulator ArsR/SmtB family transcription factor translates to MGGDMTFGALAVASRRRVLDTLRTAGVPQDVLALARATGLHPNTVRFHLKVLIEAGYVIESRQASGGRGRPQAVYACAAPTTHEGGYALLAELLASMLDDAAGVEPARAAGARWQRAAGPAGVAPNAPGTLGEAAARATALFAELGFDPVRTPERDAARIELHACPFLDVARRHPGVVCGVHLGLLRGLVEGGPAGDGPSGGRAAADGRSGGPVGASGAARTFAAELVPFARPGVCIAEIRKVVPEREGA, encoded by the coding sequence GTGGGCGGGGATATGACCTTCGGCGCGCTCGCGGTGGCCAGCCGGCGGCGGGTGCTCGACACGCTGCGCACGGCCGGGGTGCCGCAGGACGTGCTCGCGCTCGCGCGGGCCACCGGATTGCACCCCAATACCGTGCGATTCCACCTCAAAGTTCTCATCGAGGCGGGATACGTCATCGAGTCCCGGCAGGCGAGCGGCGGGCGGGGTCGCCCGCAGGCCGTGTACGCCTGCGCGGCCCCCACCACCCATGAGGGCGGCTACGCCCTGCTCGCCGAGCTGCTGGCGAGCATGCTGGACGACGCTGCCGGTGTCGAGCCGGCCCGTGCCGCGGGTGCCCGCTGGCAACGCGCCGCGGGGCCCGCCGGGGTCGCGCCGAACGCGCCCGGCACGCTCGGCGAGGCGGCCGCGCGGGCGACGGCGCTGTTCGCTGAGCTGGGCTTCGACCCGGTGCGCACGCCGGAGCGCGACGCGGCCCGGATCGAGCTGCATGCGTGCCCGTTCCTCGATGTGGCCCGGCGGCATCCGGGCGTGGTGTGCGGCGTACACCTCGGCCTGCTGCGCGGCCTGGTCGAAGGCGGCCCGGCCGGGGACGGCCCGAGCGGCGGCAGGGCGGCCGCGGACGGCCGGAGCGGCGGTCCGGTGGGCGCGTCCGGCGCGGCGCGGACGTTCGCGGCGGAGCTGGTGCCGTTCGCGCGACCCGGGGTCTGTATCGCGGAGATCAGGAAGGTCGTGCCGGAACGCGAGGGGGCGTGA
- a CDS encoding group III truncated hemoglobin → MRTDIADRADITALVTDFYTRVYADDLIGPVFTEVARLDLAAHLPIMCDFWESVLLNPGTYRRNALAPHVALSRRAVLERRHFDRWLRLWHDTVDDRHEGPRAEQAKRQAIRIAASLRRRLAGGTGTEFVTIATGPAA, encoded by the coding sequence GTGCGAACCGACATCGCCGACCGCGCCGACATCACCGCGCTGGTCACCGACTTCTACACCCGCGTGTACGCCGACGACCTGATCGGACCGGTCTTCACCGAGGTGGCCCGGCTGGACCTCGCCGCCCACCTGCCCATCATGTGCGACTTCTGGGAGTCCGTGCTGCTCAACCCCGGCACCTACCGCCGCAACGCGCTCGCCCCGCACGTCGCCCTGAGCCGCCGCGCCGTCCTGGAGCGCCGCCACTTCGACCGCTGGCTGCGCCTATGGCACGACACCGTCGACGACCGCCACGAGGGCCCTCGCGCCGAGCAGGCAAAACGCCAGGCGATCCGTATCGCCGCCTCCCTCCGTCGCCGCCTCGCCGGGGGCACCGGCACCGAGTTCGTCACCATCGCCACCGGCCCCGCGGCCTGA
- a CDS encoding NADPH-dependent F420 reductase, with protein sequence MTTIGFIGSGNIGGTVARLAVAAGYDVVLSNSRGPQTLTGLVAELGPRARAGTVEEAARAGDLVLVSVPLRAYPAIPAAPLAGKVVMDTNNYYPERDGHLDVLDDGSTTSSELLQRHLAGARVVKVFNNIYFKHLGSLARPADAADRSALVVSADDPEAKAAVLAFLDAIGYDGVDSGPLGAGGRRHQPGTPAYGTPYGPFSDEHGTPADAATVRAALDAA encoded by the coding sequence ATGACGACCATCGGATTCATCGGTAGCGGCAACATCGGCGGCACCGTCGCCCGGCTGGCCGTCGCGGCCGGCTACGACGTGGTGCTGAGCAACTCGCGCGGGCCGCAGACGCTCACCGGCCTCGTCGCCGAGCTGGGCCCGCGCGCCCGCGCCGGCACCGTCGAGGAGGCGGCTCGCGCGGGTGACCTGGTGCTGGTCAGCGTGCCGCTGCGGGCGTACCCGGCCATCCCGGCCGCGCCGCTGGCCGGCAAGGTCGTGATGGACACCAACAACTACTACCCGGAGCGCGACGGGCACCTCGACGTGCTCGACGACGGCAGCACCACCAGCAGCGAACTGCTCCAGCGCCACCTCGCCGGGGCGCGGGTGGTGAAGGTGTTCAACAACATCTACTTCAAGCACCTGGGCTCGCTGGCCCGCCCGGCGGACGCCGCCGACCGCAGCGCGCTGGTGGTGTCCGCCGACGACCCCGAGGCGAAGGCGGCCGTGCTCGCGTTCCTCGACGCGATCGGGTACGACGGCGTGGACTCCGGTCCGCTGGGCGCCGGTGGGCGCCGCCACCAGCCGGGGACGCCCGCGTACGGGACGCCGTACGGCCCGTTCAGCGACGAGCACGGCACGCCCGCCGACGCGGCGACGGTGCGGGCGGCGCTGGACGCGGCCTGA
- a CDS encoding M4 family metallopeptidase encodes MRKIIAIAGAAVTTVAFVAVAASGSSAAPDGAAAARAQSVGANAADIRASAADGYSVQRVVRDANGATHTKYDRTYQGLRVYGGDFVVHTKAGGAYAGVSNGLNAPLSLATTPQVTAAKAQETARAGFSGTVTSVGSSELFVDASNGNGRLAWETVVHGWLADGQTPSRLHVISDAVTGAYIGSFDEIETVTGTGTGIYSGAVSIDTTLSGSTYSMVDPVRGNGRTCDMNNGTSTCTTFTDADNAWGTGAQSNRQSAGVDAHFGAAKTFDYFKNVHGRNGIFGNGAGVPSRVHYGNNYVNAFWDGAQMTYGDGSSNSRPLVSLDVAGHEMSHGVTEALAGLVYSGESGGLNEATSDIFGNMVEFYAAAPSDPGDYQVGEKININGNGTPLRYMYNPSLDGSSHSCWSTSTNSVDVHYSSGPGNHFFFNLAEGTGATAYGTSPVCGSAPAVTGIGRAKAEKIWYRALDVYFTSSTRYVLTSNPANTARAYTLRAATDLYGQCSVEYKTVQAAWTAVNVAGSDTACPTGNDFSLAASPASGSVNPGSSVTSTITATLTNGSAQTVSLSASGLPSGATASFSPSSITSAGGTSTLTIATSASTPAGTYAVTVTGTGASSTRTATYSLTVNGAPGCTGTNPTDVAIPDNATVTSTITIAGCNRNASATSSVAVTIYHTYKGDLVVDLIAPDGSVYNLHNRTGSSTDNIIQTFSRNLSTEAANGTWTLRVRDAATADTGRIDTWSLTL; translated from the coding sequence GTGAGAAAGATCATCGCCATTGCCGGCGCGGCCGTCACCACGGTCGCGTTCGTGGCAGTAGCGGCGTCCGGCAGCAGCGCGGCCCCGGACGGGGCCGCCGCCGCCCGGGCGCAGTCGGTCGGGGCGAACGCCGCCGACATCCGCGCCTCGGCCGCTGACGGCTACTCCGTGCAGCGCGTCGTGCGCGACGCCAACGGCGCGACCCACACCAAGTACGACCGGACCTACCAGGGTCTGCGCGTCTACGGCGGCGACTTCGTCGTGCACACCAAGGCCGGCGGCGCCTACGCCGGCGTCTCCAACGGCCTGAACGCCCCGCTGTCGCTCGCCACCACCCCGCAGGTGACCGCCGCGAAGGCGCAGGAGACCGCCCGGGCCGGCTTCTCCGGCACGGTGACCTCGGTCGGCTCGTCGGAGCTGTTCGTCGACGCCAGCAACGGCAACGGCCGCCTCGCGTGGGAGACCGTCGTGCACGGCTGGCTGGCCGACGGCCAGACCCCGTCCCGCCTGCACGTCATCAGCGACGCGGTGACCGGCGCGTACATCGGCTCGTTCGACGAGATCGAGACGGTCACCGGCACCGGCACCGGCATCTACTCGGGTGCGGTCAGCATCGACACGACGCTGTCGGGCTCGACCTACTCGATGGTCGACCCCGTGCGCGGCAACGGCCGCACGTGCGACATGAACAACGGCACCTCGACCTGCACCACGTTCACCGACGCGGACAACGCCTGGGGCACCGGTGCGCAGTCCAACCGGCAGTCGGCGGGTGTGGACGCGCACTTCGGCGCGGCCAAGACGTTCGACTACTTCAAGAACGTGCACGGCCGCAACGGCATCTTCGGCAACGGTGCGGGTGTCCCGTCGCGGGTTCACTACGGCAACAACTACGTGAACGCCTTCTGGGACGGCGCGCAGATGACCTACGGCGACGGCTCGTCGAACAGCCGCCCGCTGGTGTCGCTGGACGTGGCCGGCCACGAGATGAGCCACGGTGTGACCGAGGCGCTGGCGGGCCTGGTCTACTCGGGTGAGTCCGGCGGTCTCAACGAGGCCACCTCGGACATCTTCGGCAACATGGTGGAGTTCTACGCCGCCGCGCCGAGCGACCCGGGCGACTACCAGGTCGGCGAGAAGATCAACATCAACGGCAACGGCACGCCGCTGCGTTACATGTACAACCCGTCGCTGGACGGCTCGTCGCACAGCTGCTGGTCGACCAGCACCAACAGCGTCGACGTGCACTACTCGTCGGGCCCGGGCAACCACTTCTTCTTCAACCTGGCCGAGGGCACCGGCGCCACCGCGTACGGCACCAGCCCGGTCTGCGGTTCGGCTCCGGCCGTCACCGGCATCGGCCGCGCCAAGGCGGAGAAGATCTGGTACCGCGCGCTGGACGTGTACTTCACCTCCAGCACCCGCTACGTGCTGACCAGCAACCCGGCCAACACCGCCCGCGCGTACACCCTGCGCGCCGCGACCGACCTGTACGGCCAGTGCTCCGTGGAGTACAAGACCGTCCAGGCCGCCTGGACCGCGGTCAACGTGGCCGGCAGCGACACCGCCTGCCCGACCGGCAACGACTTCTCGCTCGCGGCCTCGCCCGCGTCGGGTTCGGTCAACCCGGGCAGCTCGGTGACCAGCACCATCACCGCCACCCTCACCAACGGCAGCGCGCAGACGGTCAGCCTGTCCGCCTCCGGCCTGCCGTCGGGCGCCACCGCGTCGTTCAGCCCCTCGTCGATCACCTCGGCGGGCGGCACCTCGACGCTGACCATCGCGACCAGCGCGTCCACCCCGGCGGGCACGTACGCGGTGACCGTCACCGGCACCGGGGCGAGCTCGACCCGGACCGCGACGTACTCGCTGACGGTCAACGGGGCGCCGGGCTGCACCGGCACCAACCCGACCGACGTCGCCATCCCGGACAACGCCACGGTGACCAGCACCATCACCATCGCGGGCTGCAACCGCAACGCGTCGGCCACCAGCTCCGTCGCGGTGACGATCTACCACACGTACAAGGGTGACCTCGTCGTCGACCTGATCGCGCCGGACGGCAGCGTCTACAACCTGCACAACCGCACCGGCAGCAGCACCGACAACATCATCCAGACGTTCAGCCGGAACCTCTCCACGGAGGCCGCCAACGGCACCTGGACCCTGCGGGTCCGCGACGCCGCCACGGCCGACACGGGACGGATCGACACCTGGTCGCTGACTCTCTGA
- a CDS encoding DHA2 family efflux MFS transporter permease subunit: MTIPQDSGVSQAGRRANPWLVLFVLCLGFFMILLDTTIVNIAIPDLIDDLGASLDEILWILNAYILVYAVLLITAGRLGDIHGPKRLFMLGLVLFTAASIACGLAQSPEQLVAFRIAQGVGGALLTPQTLAVITTIFPAERRGAAFGVWGAVAGLATVTGPALGGWLVSEWGWRWIFYVNVPVGVLALAMAAVFMPDLRFQRRHRLDLSGTGLVTLGLFGVCFGLIEGQSHDWGAVWGPVTIPMVIAAGVVVLAVFVWQLHTRRDHEPLIPLRLFADRNFSVMNAVVAAVSFGMLGLFLPLTIYLQSVLGLSALQAGLTTAPMSAMSMVFAPFAGRLADGRHGRWALLGGMTLWTVGLTAVILTAQPGSDRGDLMPGLLVAGLGLGFVFAPLQTIAMRGVEPRQAGAASGVINTTRQLGAVIGAAAVGALLQAQLATSLAEQARTNAAGLPEGVRERFTEAFAHMGSGGMEVGAGQSGAHLPAGTPGPIAELAHTTFQQGFTTAMKVTTALPLAVLALAALSVLLVRSRPAPVSIPDQAVPAPATAAGPVTADH; encoded by the coding sequence GTGACCATCCCGCAGGACAGCGGCGTCTCGCAGGCGGGCCGCCGGGCCAACCCGTGGCTCGTCCTCTTCGTACTCTGCCTCGGCTTCTTCATGATCCTGCTCGACACGACGATCGTGAACATCGCCATCCCGGACCTCATCGACGACCTCGGCGCATCGCTCGACGAGATCCTGTGGATCCTCAACGCCTACATCCTGGTGTACGCGGTGCTGCTCATCACCGCGGGCAGGCTCGGCGACATCCACGGCCCCAAGCGGCTGTTCATGCTCGGCCTGGTGCTGTTCACCGCCGCGTCCATCGCGTGCGGCCTGGCCCAGAGCCCGGAGCAGCTCGTCGCGTTCCGCATCGCGCAGGGCGTGGGCGGGGCGCTGCTCACCCCGCAGACGCTCGCCGTGATCACCACGATCTTCCCGGCCGAGCGGCGCGGCGCGGCGTTCGGCGTGTGGGGCGCCGTCGCCGGCCTGGCCACCGTCACCGGCCCGGCGCTGGGCGGCTGGCTGGTGTCCGAGTGGGGCTGGCGGTGGATCTTCTACGTGAACGTGCCGGTGGGCGTGCTCGCGCTGGCCATGGCCGCGGTGTTCATGCCCGACCTGCGCTTCCAGCGCCGCCACCGGCTCGACCTGTCCGGCACCGGCCTGGTCACCCTCGGCCTGTTCGGAGTCTGCTTCGGCCTGATCGAGGGCCAGTCGCACGACTGGGGCGCGGTCTGGGGGCCGGTCACCATCCCGATGGTCATCGCCGCCGGTGTGGTCGTGCTCGCCGTGTTCGTCTGGCAGCTGCACACCCGCCGCGACCACGAGCCGCTGATCCCGCTGCGCCTGTTCGCCGACCGCAACTTCTCCGTCATGAACGCCGTCGTCGCGGCCGTCTCCTTCGGCATGCTCGGCCTGTTCCTGCCGCTCACCATCTACCTGCAGTCCGTGCTCGGCCTCAGCGCGCTGCAGGCGGGCCTCACCACCGCGCCGATGTCGGCGATGTCCATGGTGTTCGCCCCGTTCGCGGGCCGGCTGGCCGACGGCCGCCACGGGCGGTGGGCGCTGCTCGGCGGCATGACATTGTGGACCGTGGGCCTGACCGCCGTCATCCTCACCGCGCAGCCCGGCTCCGACCGCGGCGACCTGATGCCCGGCCTGCTCGTGGCCGGTCTCGGCCTCGGCTTCGTGTTCGCCCCGCTGCAGACCATCGCCATGCGCGGCGTCGAGCCGCGGCAGGCAGGCGCCGCCTCCGGCGTCATCAACACCACCCGCCAGCTCGGCGCGGTCATCGGCGCCGCCGCGGTCGGCGCGCTGCTCCAGGCGCAGCTGGCCACGTCGCTGGCCGAGCAGGCGCGGACCAACGCCGCCGGGCTGCCCGAGGGGGTACGCGAGCGGTTCACCGAGGCGTTCGCCCACATGGGATCCGGCGGTATGGAGGTCGGCGCCGGCCAGAGCGGCGCCCACCTGCCCGCGGGCACCCCCGGCCCGATCGCCGAGCTCGCGCACACCACGTTCCAGCAGGGCTTCACCACCGCGATGAAGGTGACCACGGCTCTGCCCCTGGCCGTGCTCGCCCTCGCCGCGCTGTCGGTCCTCCTGGTCCGCTCCCGCCCCGCCCCCGTCTCCATCCCCGACCAGGCCGTCCCCGCGCCCGCCACCGCCGCCGGACCGGTGACCGCCGACCACTGA
- a CDS encoding glycosyltransferase family 2 protein gives MALLAAAVAAYHLVKTAGLVANARSFPVLATPPRVTPRTRPAGGPSPDTRPGGDPSAGTLPRLAREPGTGGAGAAGRLPRTSLLVPARDEAARLPSTLPGLLAQPADEILVLDDGSSDGTADVVRGFADPRLRLLTGAPRPEGWIGKNWACHQLAAAATGDLLVYLDADVTLRPGALDAVWTQVRRQRADVFSVFPRQETGTLGERLLVPLIDENLLGFLPHQLLDLPIPAAAVANGQLLAFRRAAYDRLGGHAAVAGEIVEDLALARLARRTGLKLGLALGGDLVSTRMYDGYRSTVRGTGKSMRAAHGGSDVLLAASAAWHLAAYTLPWLRWRHGAAWRLAAVLGLAERVVSNAKTGRGAYAEAALVPFTAPAALPVYALALRRTAVWKGRRYR, from the coding sequence ATGGCGCTCCTAGCCGCCGCCGTGGCCGCATACCACCTGGTCAAGACCGCCGGACTGGTGGCCAACGCCCGCTCCTTCCCGGTCCTGGCGACGCCGCCCCGGGTCACGCCCCGCACCCGGCCGGCGGGCGGCCCGTCGCCGGACACCCGTCCAGGGGGCGACCCGTCGGCGGGCACGTTGCCCAGGCTCGCCCGTGAGCCGGGTACGGGCGGTGCGGGCGCGGCCGGGCGGCTGCCGCGCACGTCCCTGCTCGTGCCCGCCCGGGACGAGGCCGCGCGGCTGCCGTCGACCCTGCCCGGCCTGCTCGCGCAGCCCGCCGACGAGATCCTCGTGCTCGACGACGGCTCCAGCGACGGCACCGCCGACGTGGTACGCGGCTTCGCCGATCCGCGCCTGCGGCTGCTCACCGGCGCGCCCCGGCCCGAGGGCTGGATCGGCAAGAACTGGGCCTGCCACCAGCTCGCCGCGGCCGCCACCGGTGACCTGCTGGTGTACCTGGACGCCGACGTCACGCTGCGCCCCGGCGCGCTCGACGCGGTCTGGACGCAGGTACGCCGCCAGCGCGCCGACGTCTTCTCCGTGTTCCCGCGCCAGGAGACCGGCACGCTGGGCGAGCGGCTGCTGGTGCCGCTGATCGACGAGAACCTGCTCGGCTTCCTGCCCCATCAGCTGCTGGACCTGCCCATCCCGGCTGCCGCGGTGGCCAACGGGCAGCTGCTGGCGTTCCGGCGGGCCGCCTACGACCGGCTCGGCGGCCACGCGGCCGTGGCCGGGGAGATCGTGGAGGATCTGGCGCTGGCGAGGCTGGCCCGCCGGACGGGGCTCAAGCTCGGGCTCGCGCTGGGCGGGGACCTGGTCAGCACCCGGATGTACGACGGCTACCGCAGCACCGTGCGCGGCACGGGCAAGAGCATGCGGGCCGCGCACGGCGGCAGCGACGTGCTGCTCGCGGCGAGCGCGGCCTGGCACCTGGCCGCGTACACGCTGCCGTGGCTGCGCTGGAGGCACGGCGCGGCCTGGCGGCTGGCGGCGGTGCTCGGGCTGGCCGAGCGGGTCGTCAGCAACGCCAAGACCGGGCGCGGCGCGTACGCCGAGGCCGCGCTCGTCCCGTTCACCGCCCCCGCCGCGCTGCCCGTGTACGCGCTGGCGCTGCGGCGTACCGCCGTCTGGAAGGGACGCCGCTACCGGTGA
- a CDS encoding DUF1990 family protein, with amino-acid sequence MRPYSYAEVGATRQDSLPPGYRHLRYRARIGDSAVFRAAAEAVLTFAPQRAAGVLIEAAGPRAVEGLVVTSRLGAGPLRIPAPCRVVWAEDTPTRAGFGYGTLPGHPVRGEEAFAVEVDGGAVWFSMRAFSRPDRWFTTAAGPLVPAFQHTYARLLAHTLRKLVARR; translated from the coding sequence GTGCGTCCGTACAGCTATGCCGAGGTCGGCGCGACCAGGCAGGACAGCCTGCCGCCGGGTTACCGGCACCTGCGCTACCGCGCCCGGATCGGTGACTCGGCGGTGTTCCGTGCCGCCGCGGAGGCGGTGCTGACGTTCGCGCCGCAGCGGGCCGCCGGGGTGCTGATCGAGGCGGCCGGGCCGCGCGCGGTCGAAGGGCTCGTAGTGACCTCGCGGCTGGGCGCCGGGCCGCTGCGGATCCCCGCGCCGTGCCGGGTGGTGTGGGCCGAGGACACGCCCACCAGGGCCGGATTCGGGTACGGCACGCTGCCCGGTCACCCCGTCCGGGGCGAGGAGGCGTTCGCCGTCGAGGTGGACGGGGGCGCGGTGTGGTTCTCGATGCGCGCCTTCAGCCGCCCCGACCGCTGGTTCACCACCGCCGCCGGCCCGCTCGTCCCCGCCTTCCAACACACCTACGCCCGCCTCCTCGCCCATACCCTCCGCAAGCTCGTCGCCCGCCGATAG
- a CDS encoding NAD(P)/FAD-dependent oxidoreductase produces the protein MAQHVDVAIVGAGLSGLVAARWLGDAGLRVGVYEAGDDVGGRVRTDEVDGFLLDRGFQVVCPAYPALAAEFDVDALHLRPFARGLAVRHRGRIHRLRADITAPAAVTGGLLPLGDAFALAALGVRGALGPVRQFKREPDRTTLEVLKEAGFSPAGVDRVLRPFLAGVLLEDRLTTSGRFFQLVWRSFLHGGGAVPAQGMHALPRQLAGHLPDGTVHLGARVDRLTPAGLAVADGDEVHADVVVVATDASAAAVLLPGLAEPAWHGVTTFYHAADAPPRRDALPIVDAEQPGLVRNTVVLSAAAAGYAPSGQALIATSVLDTVTPLDELERRVRGRLSVLYGTDTAGWRLLRAYRVPHALPAMPAPHPLRRTVRYGQRRYVCGDHRDTSSIQGALVSGRRVARTVLEDLHGPAARVLVGSGSDRAAPR, from the coding sequence ATGGCGCAGCATGTGGACGTCGCGATCGTCGGGGCGGGGTTGTCGGGGCTCGTCGCCGCGCGCTGGCTGGGTGACGCGGGGCTGCGGGTCGGGGTGTACGAGGCGGGCGACGACGTCGGCGGGCGGGTGCGTACGGACGAGGTCGACGGCTTCCTGCTGGACCGGGGCTTCCAGGTGGTCTGCCCGGCGTATCCGGCGCTGGCCGCCGAGTTCGACGTCGACGCCCTGCACCTGCGCCCCTTCGCCAGGGGCCTGGCCGTGCGCCACCGCGGCCGGATCCACCGGCTGCGCGCCGACATCACCGCCCCGGCCGCGGTCACCGGCGGCCTGCTGCCGCTCGGCGACGCGTTCGCGCTGGCCGCCCTCGGCGTACGCGGCGCCCTCGGCCCCGTTCGGCAGTTCAAGCGCGAGCCGGACCGCACCACGCTGGAGGTGCTCAAGGAGGCCGGCTTCTCCCCCGCCGGGGTCGACCGGGTGCTGCGGCCGTTCCTGGCCGGGGTGCTGCTGGAGGACCGGCTGACCACCTCCGGGCGCTTCTTCCAGCTGGTCTGGCGCTCGTTCCTGCACGGCGGCGGCGCGGTGCCCGCCCAGGGCATGCACGCGCTGCCCCGCCAGCTCGCCGGTCACCTGCCGGACGGCACCGTCCACCTCGGCGCCCGGGTCGACCGGCTCACGCCGGCCGGGCTGGCCGTCGCGGACGGCGACGAGGTCCACGCCGACGTCGTCGTCGTGGCCACCGACGCGAGCGCCGCCGCGGTGCTGCTGCCCGGCCTGGCCGAACCCGCCTGGCACGGGGTCACCACCTTCTACCACGCCGCGGACGCCCCGCCCCGGCGCGATGCGCTGCCCATCGTCGACGCCGAACAGCCCGGCCTGGTCCGCAACACGGTGGTGCTGTCCGCCGCCGCGGCCGGCTACGCCCCGTCCGGCCAGGCGCTGATCGCGACCTCCGTGCTGGACACGGTCACCCCGCTGGACGAGCTGGAACGCCGGGTACGCGGCCGCCTGTCCGTGCTGTACGGCACCGACACCGCGGGCTGGCGGCTGCTGCGGGCGTACCGTGTGCCGCACGCGCTGCCCGCGATGCCCGCGCCGCACCCGCTGCGCCGGACCGTGCGCTACGGCCAGCGCCGTTACGTCTGCGGCGACCACCGCGACACCAGCTCCATCCAGGGCGCGCTGGTGTCGGGGCGCCGCGTCGCCCGAACAGTGCTGGAGGACCTGCACGGCCCGGCAGCCCGGGTGCTGGTGGGGAGCGGATCGGACCGGGCCGCGCCGCGCTGA